A segment of the Panacibacter ginsenosidivorans genome:
TACAAGAAATTAGCAAGTGCTGCTTCAAAAGTTGATGCAACTTCTGCTTCCAGTGAATTTAGCTTTCTTTCTTATTTTCTAAGGGCTAACTATAAATTTAATGACAAATATTTATTAGCGTTAAGTGGCAGGTATGATGGTTCATCGAGGTTCGGCGAAAATAATCGTTATGGCTTTTTTCCTGCGGCTTCTGTAGGATGGATTATTAGTGAAGAACATTTTCTTGAAAATGTAAATTGGCTAAGCTTTCTTAAACTTAAAGCAAGCTACGGTTTAACAGGAAATGCGGAAATAGGAAATTTTGCCTCGAGAGGCTTGTATTCAGGTGATGGGGCCTATGGTGGTGCTGCTGGTCAAAGGCCAACACAAATTGCAAATCCTGACCTTAAATGGGAAACAACAAATGGTGTTGACTTTGGTATTGAAGGCGCCATCTTTAATAACAGAATCGGTTTTGAAGTTGACTACTATGAAAGAAATACAAAAGATCTTTTATTGGATGTAGAAATTCCTGGCACATCTGGCTTTGCCACTCAATTAAAGAACATTGGCAATCTTAAAAATAAAGGAGTTGAATTCTCCATTAACACAACCAATATAAGTTCAAAAAATTTCAAATGGACCAGCACATTAAATTTTGGTGCTAATAAAAATAAAATAACCAACCTGGGCGGACAGGTATTGGGAACAGATGTAAATAAGGCAAAAGAAGGTCAACCCTTGGGTGTATTTTTTACAAAAGAATTTGCTGGTGCAGACCCTAATAATGGGGATGCATTGTATTATTTAAATACTGTAAAAGAAGATGGATCAATAGATCATTCTACAACAAATGATTATAATGCGGCGCAGGATGTTGTTGTTGGGAATCCAAATCCTGATTTTATTTATGGATTTGGCAATACTGTTTCTTATAAAGGAATTGATTTGGATGTACTATTGCAGGGAGTGTATGGTAATCAAATTTATAATAATGGTGGGCAATACATGTCTGCCAGCGGAAGTAACGGCTTCGACAATCAAACAACAGACCAATTAGGTTATTGGGACAAACCAGGAGATATCTCTATGGTACCTGAGCCAAGAATGTTTTATGCAAACGGAACAAATCCTTCGAGCCGTTATATTAGCAATGGATCTTATTTAAGAGTTAAAGCAGTGACATTAGGTTACAATCTTCCTTCAAAACTTATGAATCATCTGAAGATTGAAAAAGCAAGGATCTATATCAGGGCGCAGAATTTATTTACTATTACTAACTACAAAGGCTGGGATCCTGAAGTAAATGCTGACTGGTCAGTCTCCAACATTAACCAGGGACAGGATTTTTATTCTGCACCTCAATTAAAGACCATTGTATTTGGAATAAATATTTCATTGTAAGATTTATTGATCAAAAAAATTATTACAAGATGCAAAAAAAATTAATCAATATACTTTCTGTTACCGCCCTTTTATTTTTCTTTAGCTGTAGTAAGCAATTAGACACACAACCCACGCAAAGCATTGATGAAACAATTGCATTACAAACCAGCAAAGATGTTGAAGTGGCACTGGTTGGTGCGTATTCAGACTTGGGCGCTTCGGCATTTTATGGTGGTAACATTTTTGTGTGTGCAGATCTGCTTGGTGATTACAACGAGTTAAACTGGTCTGGTACCTACCAGGGTATGACACAAATAAAAAACAAAGACATCCCTGTAGACAACGGCTTTGTATCAGATTCTTGGCTTGCGGGTTACAGGGCAATTAATGATGTGAACAATGTATTAAGTGCTATTGATGTAGTTACTGATGATAAAAAAGATAAAGTGCAGGGTGAAGCAAAGTTTATTCGTGGTGCTGTTTATTTTGATCTGGTAAGGCTTTTTGCAAAAGCATGGAACGATGGGGACCCCGGTAGCAATCCGGGTGTACCCATAGTCTTAACACCTACAAGAGATATTACAGCAGAGAGCCAGGTTGCAAGGAGTTCTGTTGCTGCCGTTTATCAACAAGCAATCAGCGATTTGCAGGATGCAGAATCATTACTACCTGAAGAAAATGGATTCTTTGCAACAAAAATTGCTGCTGCAGCAATGCTTGCAAGAGTATATCTTCAGCAAGGTGATTATACAAATGCAGCAGATGCAGCAAACAGGGCAATAACCATGGCTGAAGAAAATGGATATGCATTAGCGTCATCTTATTACGATGAATTTCCTTATGTTTCTCCTCCGGCACCTCAAAGTAATAGCAGCGAAGATATTTTTGCTATGCAGGTAACCACAAGTTCAGGGGCGAACGATTTTCAAACATATTATTCTGCAGATGGCAGGGGAGATATTACGATAGAAGATGCGCATTTTGCATTATACGAACCGAATGATGACAGGCTAAGTATTTTTTATTCCATCAGTGGTTCTTCTTACGCAGGTAAATTTGAAAACGTGTATGGAAATGTGCGTATCATTCGCCTGGCAGAAATGTATTTAATCCGCGCAGAAGCAAATTTCAGGCTCGGTACTTCAGTTGGTGCAGCCCCTGTTGATGACATCAATACAATAAGAACACGTGTATTACTGGATCCCTTGGATGAAGAAAGTCTTACACTCGATGCAATATTACATGAGCGTAAACTTGAACTTGCTTTCGAAGGGTTTACATTGCACGATGCAAAACGTCTCGAACAAAATATAGGACCCTATAGCTGGAATGATCCTAAACTGATTTATCCCATTCCTCAAAGGGAAATAAGGGTTAATGCCAACCTTACGCAGAATGAAGGATACGAATAAATCATAACATTTAAAAAAAAGGCTCTGCATAAACCTGCAGAGCCTTTTTTTGTGTGCCAAACATTCAAAAATTAATTAGGCTTCCGTTGCGTCGCACACTTCAACTGTAGAGGTGTTAACGACAGTTCGACTCTGCAAAAATACTAAGCGGTTATCTCTATCCTGTTGCCTTCCGGGTCTGCTACAACACTTTCATAATATCCATCTCCTGTAAACCTGGGTTCCCCCAAAATGGTTATGCCCTTTGCACGCATAGCTTCGGTTAAACGGTTAACTTCTTCTGCAGAACCAACTGATACAGCAAAATGTATAAGACCTTTATACTGTTTCAATAGATCATTTAAATTATTTGAAATGCCGGGCATTTCCATCAATTCAAGTCTTGGCCCTTTTTCAAAACTGAGAAAATAAGAAGAGAAATTTTTTACGGGATTAAAATATTTTGTGTTAGCTGTAGCGTTGAACCAGGAGCAATAAAATGTCTTCATCTTCTCCAGGTCCGTGCACCAGATAGCAAGATGTTCAATGAACATAATTTTAGATAAGCATTTTTACAATTAGTATGGAAAATGTTAGTTCAATAAGCCAGATTGGCAATATTTTTTTTCCTGTAAAATACTTCCATATAGCAAAATCTGCATAAAAAATATTTACTTCTGTAAAAGGAAAAAGAAATAACAAAAGCCAGAAGCTTTTTATATTACCTGCACCTGTTATCATCATATAAGGAAACAAAAGAAGCAGGAAACAAAATAATATTAAGAATGGGGAGAAGCGTTTTATTAGTGGTACCCTCTCTTTATCTCCCGGCACATTATCTTTAACTGCACTGAGTTTAAATTCATCATCAGTTCTTAGGAGCGTTTTCCTGAGTGTATTTTCTTTTCTGGGCATGATTCAGTTTTTACTTGATAGATCCGTCACAAGGTTACAATGAATTAAAATTTATAAAACATCCTTTATTATAGATTGTTTTCATTGATAGAAGTTTAACTCAGAATCAACTTAAATACCTCCATTATTCGTTTAGGTAAAGTTAAAACCCGTTGACGCCTTTTTTGTATGACAGTTGTCATATTACAACAGAATTTACAACACTATTGTATAAAATGTCAAAGATTTAACAAAGCGTACAGGAGTGCGACGCAACAAAGCCCAATAGCTGTACTAATCCTGGCTAAATAAAAAACCTTCTCACAATTTTTTGAGAAGGTT
Coding sequences within it:
- a CDS encoding RagB/SusD family nutrient uptake outer membrane protein, whose translation is MQKKLINILSVTALLFFFSCSKQLDTQPTQSIDETIALQTSKDVEVALVGAYSDLGASAFYGGNIFVCADLLGDYNELNWSGTYQGMTQIKNKDIPVDNGFVSDSWLAGYRAINDVNNVLSAIDVVTDDKKDKVQGEAKFIRGAVYFDLVRLFAKAWNDGDPGSNPGVPIVLTPTRDITAESQVARSSVAAVYQQAISDLQDAESLLPEENGFFATKIAAAAMLARVYLQQGDYTNAADAANRAITMAEENGYALASSYYDEFPYVSPPAPQSNSSEDIFAMQVTTSSGANDFQTYYSADGRGDITIEDAHFALYEPNDDRLSIFYSISGSSYAGKFENVYGNVRIIRLAEMYLIRAEANFRLGTSVGAAPVDDINTIRTRVLLDPLDEESLTLDAILHERKLELAFEGFTLHDAKRLEQNIGPYSWNDPKLIYPIPQREIRVNANLTQNEGYE
- a CDS encoding VOC family protein, whose protein sequence is MFIEHLAIWCTDLEKMKTFYCSWFNATANTKYFNPVKNFSSYFLSFEKGPRLELMEMPGISNNLNDLLKQYKGLIHFAVSVGSAEEVNRLTEAMRAKGITILGEPRFTGDGYYESVVADPEGNRIEITA